Proteins from a genomic interval of Psychrobacter urativorans:
- a CDS encoding O-succinylhomoserine sulfhydrylase, with product MSQSQAQEDNILANKHLDHDLDSGLDANWRSDALDLGLDYGMQTIAVRAGQHRTDEGEHSEPIFTTSSYVYKSARDAAAHFDGTKTGNVYSRHTNPSVRTFERRLAALENGERAVATASGMGAILTMCLAYLKAGDHLLAANQLFGSSIGLFNNYMAKYGVEVSYVDCFDNDAWANAVQPNTKVIYCESPSNPLAQICDIGFLSQLCKANDILLVVDNCFGTPALQRPLDLGADIVIHSATKYLDGQGRVLGGALVGNDKLMQEVFTVVRSGGISMSPFNAWVFTKGLETLKLRMQAHCANANQVAQFLVNHPNVSTVHFSGLPDHPSHELTKRQHHMKNGFGAIMGFEVKATGAHDPKSAAWHVIDATRMVSITNNLGDAKTTITHPATTTHFRLSPQERAEAGVKDGLIRLSVGLEDVEDIIKDLARGLDSL from the coding sequence ATGAGTCAGTCGCAAGCGCAGGAAGATAACATTTTAGCGAATAAGCATTTAGACCATGATTTAGACAGTGGTTTAGATGCAAATTGGCGTTCTGATGCGTTAGATTTAGGGCTAGATTACGGGATGCAGACTATCGCTGTGCGCGCCGGTCAGCACCGTACGGATGAAGGCGAACACTCTGAGCCAATATTTACGACCAGCTCTTATGTCTATAAGTCAGCAAGAGACGCCGCTGCACACTTTGATGGCACTAAAACGGGTAATGTCTATTCGCGCCATACCAATCCAAGCGTGCGTACGTTTGAGCGCCGCCTTGCTGCGTTAGAGAATGGCGAGCGTGCGGTAGCTACGGCATCAGGTATGGGTGCGATTTTAACTATGTGTTTGGCGTATCTAAAAGCCGGTGACCATTTATTAGCGGCAAATCAATTATTTGGCTCATCCATTGGGCTATTTAATAACTATATGGCAAAGTATGGCGTTGAAGTCAGCTATGTCGATTGCTTTGACAATGACGCATGGGCAAATGCCGTGCAACCTAATACCAAAGTCATCTATTGCGAAAGTCCGAGTAATCCGTTAGCGCAAATTTGTGATATTGGCTTCTTAAGTCAATTGTGTAAAGCCAATGATATTTTATTGGTGGTTGATAATTGTTTCGGTACGCCTGCGCTGCAACGTCCGTTAGATTTAGGTGCGGATATCGTGATTCATTCAGCAACTAAATATCTAGATGGTCAAGGTCGGGTGCTTGGTGGCGCATTGGTCGGTAATGATAAGCTGATGCAAGAAGTGTTTACCGTCGTGCGCTCAGGTGGTATCAGCATGAGCCCCTTTAATGCGTGGGTATTTACCAAAGGTCTTGAGACGCTCAAGTTGCGTATGCAAGCTCACTGTGCCAATGCCAATCAAGTGGCACAGTTTTTGGTTAATCATCCCAATGTCAGCACTGTCCATTTTTCAGGATTGCCCGATCATCCCTCACATGAATTGACCAAACGTCAGCACCATATGAAGAACGGCTTTGGAGCGATTATGGGTTTTGAAGTCAAAGCAACGGGTGCGCATGATCCAAAATCTGCCGCTTGGCATGTCATTGATGCCACGAGAATGGTGTCTATCACCAATAATTTAGGAGATGCGAAAACAACGATTACCCATCCCGCAACCACCACCCATTTTCGCTTGTCACCGCAAGAGCGTGCTGAGGCTGGGGTCAAAGATGGTCTGATTCGTCTATCAGTTGGTTTAGAAGATGTAGAAGATATTATCAAAGACTTAGCGCGTGGTTTAGACAGTTTGTAA
- a CDS encoding YbaB/EbfC family nucleoid-associated protein, protein MNIQALMQQAQTMQKKVEANVETAKKELANKEVHAESGSGLVKVTMTGRHVVKRLTIDPSLLEDEPDMIEDLIAAAINDAVRQADELYEKTMTGATSGMGLPPGMQGLF, encoded by the coding sequence ATGAATATTCAAGCATTGATGCAACAAGCACAAACCATGCAAAAGAAAGTAGAAGCCAATGTCGAAACGGCAAAGAAAGAATTGGCAAACAAAGAAGTACACGCTGAATCAGGCAGTGGCTTGGTTAAAGTAACCATGACAGGTCGTCATGTGGTCAAGCGCTTAACAATTGACCCAAGCTTGTTAGAAGACGAGCCAGATATGATTGAAGATTTAATTGCGGCGGCTATTAATGATGCCGTGCGTCAAGCTGACGAATTATATGAAAAAACCATGACGGGTGCGACTTCAGGCATGGGCTTACCACCGGGTATGCAAGGTCTATTTTAA
- the recR gene encoding recombination mediator RecR, whose amino-acid sequence MLTAKFDQLVKQLRILPGVGQKSAQRMALHLLTKKRPQGMALAQALDEAMRDIVECQRCHSFSDDNICPLCQDPRRDDNLLCVVETAADVMAIEQTAGYRGRYFVLGGHLSPIDGISADDLNIEQLVWRVKQEPVEEVILATGTTVEGQTTAHFISEAVSRHVTKVTRLAQGVPMGGELEYLDSMTLGQALQNRSFL is encoded by the coding sequence TTGCTTACAGCCAAATTTGATCAGCTGGTTAAACAGCTGCGTATTTTACCGGGTGTTGGTCAAAAAAGCGCTCAGCGTATGGCGTTGCATTTGCTCACGAAAAAACGTCCACAAGGCATGGCGCTTGCTCAGGCGCTTGATGAGGCAATGCGTGATATCGTTGAATGTCAACGTTGCCATAGCTTTAGTGATGACAATATCTGCCCGTTGTGCCAAGACCCGAGACGTGATGATAATTTATTATGTGTGGTTGAGACCGCAGCCGACGTGATGGCGATTGAGCAGACGGCAGGATATCGTGGTCGCTATTTTGTGTTAGGCGGGCATCTGTCACCGATTGATGGTATCAGCGCTGATGATTTAAATATTGAGCAGCTAGTGTGGCGGGTGAAGCAAGAGCCCGTTGAAGAAGTGATACTGGCAACAGGAACGACGGTTGAAGGGCAGACTACTGCACACTTTATCAGTGAGGCGGTCAGTCGCCATGTGACTAAAGTGACACGTTTGGCGCAAGGTGTGCCGATGGGCGGCGAGCTTGAATACCTTGATAGCATGACCCTTGGACAAGCGCTACAAAACCGTTCTTTTTTATGA
- a CDS encoding ribonuclease D has translation MSDHSLASNAQSNHSHSSITTDTIQNTSHHIAPKDSVCANDASIMLPSEPDIDALLDAADELPVTWIKQQYQLDEVIDALEGCGRVALDTEFIKRDTYYPRLALVQINTGDHIYLLDAPQLQLGELWQALSEVDVAIWHACGEDLGIFYLLSDCPPLTNIFDTQIALSYLTGQLQMGYQQALDDQLDMHIDKEHSQSDWLRRPLSDEQEQYAIDDVRFLPALYLSIEHALKSQGLYDYVWADCQLYAHELYKAQNVEDEDMYLTMADYRYTAEQMAILQAVATWREELARATNQPRTFVIKKQAVREIITEKPSNMRELAHKTTIHRSMLRLYGDELMTVINKAKMLSPTEYPACLLPPYRSKNKVLSKAVEAAIAERAEQIGVPENVLMRKKWLGQLYEVIAFDKDFSELPQGLTDWRYEWVTQTLIPVIEAHKTELQQGMGINV, from the coding sequence GTGTCCGACCACTCTCTTGCTTCAAACGCTCAGTCCAATCATTCTCATTCCTCTATAACGACGGATACGATTCAGAATACCAGTCACCATATTGCGCCAAAAGACTCGGTATGTGCCAATGACGCATCAATAATGCTGCCGTCAGAGCCGGATATTGATGCCTTGTTAGATGCAGCGGATGAGTTGCCCGTAACGTGGATAAAGCAGCAGTACCAGCTTGATGAGGTTATTGATGCCTTAGAAGGTTGCGGACGCGTGGCGTTAGATACGGAGTTTATTAAGCGTGATACGTATTATCCACGCTTGGCTTTGGTGCAAATTAATACCGGCGATCATATCTATTTATTAGATGCACCACAGCTACAGTTGGGTGAACTTTGGCAGGCGCTGAGCGAAGTCGATGTGGCTATTTGGCATGCTTGTGGGGAAGATTTGGGTATTTTTTACTTATTATCTGACTGTCCACCATTGACCAATATTTTTGATACGCAGATTGCGTTGTCTTATTTAACGGGACAATTGCAAATGGGCTATCAGCAGGCGCTTGATGATCAGTTGGATATGCATATTGATAAAGAACACAGCCAGTCGGATTGGCTCAGACGTCCGTTATCAGATGAGCAAGAGCAGTATGCCATTGATGATGTGCGCTTTTTACCGGCGTTATATTTAAGTATTGAACACGCCCTCAAATCGCAAGGGTTGTACGATTATGTGTGGGCGGATTGTCAGCTTTATGCTCATGAGCTGTATAAAGCGCAAAATGTTGAAGATGAAGACATGTATCTAACGATGGCAGATTATCGTTATACTGCGGAGCAAATGGCGATATTGCAAGCCGTAGCGACATGGCGTGAAGAGCTAGCACGTGCAACCAATCAGCCGCGTACTTTTGTGATTAAAAAACAAGCTGTACGCGAGATTATTACTGAAAAACCCAGTAATATGCGTGAGCTTGCGCACAAAACGACCATACACCGTAGTATGTTGCGCCTGTATGGTGATGAATTGATGACGGTGATTAATAAAGCAAAAATGCTGTCACCAACCGAGTATCCGGCGTGTCTATTGCCGCCTTATCGTTCTAAAAATAAAGTATTATCAAAAGCGGTAGAAGCTGCTATTGCTGAGCGTGCTGAGCAAATCGGTGTACCTGAAAATGTGCTGATGCGTAAAAAATGGCTCGGTCAATTGTACGAAGTGATTGCCTTCGATAAAGATTTCAGTGAGTTACCACAAGGCTTAACAGACTGGCGCTATGAATGGGTCACGCAAACGCTAATCCCTGTTATCGAAGCACATAAAACAGAGCTACAACAAGGTATGGGGATTAACGTTTAA
- a CDS encoding esterase/lipase family protein: protein MSQKNQVILIHGLHHAPFIMRPLAKRLQLQGFATYQYGYRSLRDGIKTNSARLNAWLEAHHNPDQPIDLVGHSLGGLIIRDFIADYPQWQIGRCVTLGTPHLGSVTADYIWRFAPPIVGQSYIDALDGTVAPLPEHISMGVIAGNQPYGLGQLFLRYHNHQLKKFGTTILPENLIHDGTVYLRETKLEAAADHLMMPVSHTGMLVNATVAEQTGYFLSNGKFKR from the coding sequence ATGTCACAAAAAAACCAAGTTATTCTGATTCATGGTCTCCATCACGCCCCATTTATCATGCGCCCGTTAGCCAAACGTTTGCAACTACAAGGATTTGCTACTTATCAATATGGCTATCGCAGTCTACGTGACGGCATAAAGACCAATAGCGCCCGCCTAAATGCATGGCTTGAGGCACATCATAATCCTGACCAGCCGATAGATTTGGTGGGTCATAGTTTGGGTGGACTGATTATTCGAGATTTTATTGCAGATTATCCGCAATGGCAAATTGGACGTTGCGTCACGCTGGGTACACCACATTTAGGTAGTGTTACTGCGGATTATATTTGGCGATTTGCTCCTCCTATCGTGGGGCAATCCTATATCGATGCCCTAGATGGGACGGTCGCGCCATTACCTGAGCATATCAGTATGGGCGTGATTGCTGGTAATCAGCCTTACGGTTTAGGTCAGTTATTTTTACGTTACCATAATCATCAATTAAAAAAATTCGGTACAACGATACTACCAGAAAATCTGATACATGATGGCACCGTGTATTTAAGGGAGACGAAGCTTGAAGCTGCCGCTGACCATTTAATGATGCCAGTATCGCATACCGGTATGTTGGTCAATGCGACAGTTGCTGAGCAGACAGGCTATTTTTTAAGTAATGGTAAATTTAAACGTTAA
- the gcvP gene encoding aminomethyl-transferring glycine dehydrogenase, which translates to MSISQNPTFDTFKGLFNESEFVYRHLGSDDDKQAVMLKEIGYDDMASFINATVPDTVRLQKEIDLPLAMSEHGALAKLRAMADNITVNKSYIGQGYSPVRMPAVIQRNVLENPGWYTAYTPYQAEIAQGRLEALLNFQQVCIDLTGLELAGASLLDEATAAAEAMAMSKRMSKSKSNQFFVDERVYPQTLDVIRTRAKYFGWDVIVGDFELAKSGDYFGALFQYVGSEGDVKDLTDVISAVKEKKTYTSVVSDIMSLVLLKSPADMGADVALGSTQRFGIPMGFGGPHAAYFAFSDKAKRSAPGRIIGVSKDSQGNTALRMALQTREQHIRREKANSNICTSQVLLANLAGMYAVYHGPTGVKRIATLIHAFASAFADVIRNAGDNNLNVVHDQFFDTVVVDCGSEKLATQIFENADNVGYNLWRLGDTKLGVAFSETSDENDFNVLTQLFVNKAYDLPEAATVSLDAEHLRTDAILSHPVFNSHHTEHEMLRYLKSLEDKDLAMNRSMIALGSCTMKLNATSEMLPITWPEFANVHPFAPVDQVSGYIEMIDGLQEQLKAITGFDDVSMQPNSGASGEYAGILAIRRYHESLGEMNRDICLIPQSAHGTNPATAMMMGMKVVVVKTDDNGNVDIADLTAKCEEHSDNLGALMITYPSTHGVFEEGIRDICDLIHKHGGQVYMDGANMNAQVAIMQPADVGADVLHMNLHKTFCIPHGGGGPGMGPIGMQAHLAPFMANHKLFPVHNAQKDCSAVSAAPYGSASILPISWMYIAMMGRDGLLQSTNLALLNANYVAAKLKDDYPVLYAGKEGHVAHECIIDIRPLKEETGITETDIAKRLMDYGFHAPTMSFPVAGTLMIEPTESESKEEIDRFIDALKSIKAEALKAKAGTDGWSLENNPLVNAPHTAAMITNGEWDYPYSRDEAAFPLAYIRNNKFWPSVARVDDVYGDKNLMCSCPSIENYM; encoded by the coding sequence ATGTCTATTTCTCAAAATCCGACTTTTGATACGTTCAAAGGTTTATTTAACGAATCAGAATTCGTTTATCGTCATCTAGGTTCTGACGATGATAAGCAAGCCGTTATGCTAAAAGAGATTGGCTATGATGATATGGCAAGCTTTATCAATGCGACCGTGCCTGATACGGTTCGTCTACAAAAAGAGATTGATCTACCTTTAGCGATGAGTGAGCACGGTGCACTTGCTAAGTTGCGTGCGATGGCAGACAACATCACGGTGAATAAAAGCTATATCGGTCAAGGCTACTCTCCAGTACGTATGCCTGCGGTTATTCAGCGCAACGTCCTTGAAAATCCAGGCTGGTACACCGCTTATACGCCTTACCAAGCTGAAATCGCTCAAGGTCGTCTAGAAGCCTTGTTAAACTTCCAACAAGTTTGTATTGACTTAACCGGTCTTGAACTTGCTGGCGCGTCATTACTAGATGAAGCGACTGCTGCTGCTGAAGCAATGGCAATGTCAAAGCGCATGAGCAAAAGCAAATCTAATCAATTCTTCGTTGATGAGCGCGTTTATCCACAAACACTAGACGTTATCCGTACTCGTGCCAAATATTTTGGTTGGGACGTTATTGTTGGTGATTTTGAGTTGGCTAAATCTGGCGACTACTTTGGGGCTTTATTCCAATATGTCGGCTCTGAAGGCGATGTTAAAGATTTAACGGACGTTATCAGCGCTGTAAAAGAAAAGAAAACTTACACCTCAGTTGTCAGCGATATCATGAGTTTGGTGTTGCTAAAATCACCTGCTGATATGGGTGCAGACGTTGCACTTGGCAGCACGCAGCGCTTTGGTATTCCGATGGGCTTTGGTGGTCCACATGCCGCCTATTTTGCTTTCTCTGATAAAGCGAAGCGTTCAGCGCCTGGTCGTATTATCGGTGTTTCAAAAGATTCACAAGGCAACACCGCGCTACGTATGGCATTGCAAACTCGTGAGCAACATATTCGCCGTGAAAAAGCCAACTCTAACATTTGTACTTCGCAAGTATTGCTCGCTAATCTTGCCGGTATGTATGCCGTTTATCATGGTCCAACCGGCGTAAAACGCATTGCGACCCTTATCCATGCCTTTGCTTCGGCTTTCGCTGACGTCATCAGAAATGCGGGTGATAATAACTTAAACGTCGTTCATGACCAGTTCTTTGATACGGTAGTGGTTGATTGTGGTTCAGAGAAACTTGCGACGCAAATCTTTGAAAACGCAGATAATGTTGGTTATAACTTATGGCGTTTGGGCGACACTAAGTTAGGCGTTGCCTTCAGTGAAACCAGTGATGAAAACGACTTTAACGTCCTCACTCAGTTATTTGTTAATAAAGCATATGACCTACCAGAAGCCGCTACCGTTTCACTTGATGCGGAACATTTACGTACCGATGCTATTTTAAGCCATCCAGTATTTAATTCGCATCATACCGAACATGAAATGCTACGTTATTTGAAATCGCTTGAAGATAAAGATTTGGCGATGAACCGTAGTATGATTGCATTGGGTAGCTGTACCATGAAACTAAATGCGACCAGTGAAATGCTACCAATTACTTGGCCTGAGTTTGCCAACGTGCATCCTTTTGCTCCGGTTGACCAAGTCTCTGGTTATATCGAAATGATTGACGGCTTACAAGAACAACTAAAAGCCATCACTGGTTTTGATGACGTTTCTATGCAACCAAACTCTGGTGCTTCTGGTGAATATGCCGGTATCCTTGCTATTCGTCGTTACCATGAATCACTAGGTGAGATGAATCGCGATATCTGCTTAATTCCGCAGTCTGCGCATGGTACTAACCCAGCAACCGCTATGATGATGGGCATGAAAGTCGTTGTCGTAAAAACCGATGATAATGGTAACGTTGATATCGCTGATTTGACCGCTAAATGTGAAGAACATAGCGACAATCTTGGTGCCTTGATGATTACGTACCCATCAACGCATGGTGTGTTTGAAGAAGGTATTCGCGATATCTGTGACCTTATTCATAAGCACGGCGGTCAGGTGTATATGGATGGCGCGAACATGAACGCACAGGTTGCGATCATGCAACCCGCTGACGTGGGTGCTGATGTATTGCACATGAACTTGCATAAAACCTTCTGTATTCCTCATGGCGGCGGTGGTCCAGGTATGGGTCCTATCGGTATGCAGGCACATTTGGCACCGTTTATGGCTAACCATAAATTGTTCCCAGTACATAACGCCCAAAAAGATTGCTCAGCGGTATCAGCAGCACCTTATGGTTCTGCCAGCATCTTACCTATTTCATGGATGTATATCGCCATGATGGGTCGTGATGGTCTGCTACAGTCAACCAATCTTGCGCTATTGAATGCCAACTATGTTGCCGCGAAACTTAAAGATGACTATCCTGTTCTGTATGCAGGTAAAGAAGGTCATGTGGCGCACGAATGTATCATCGATATTCGTCCGCTAAAAGAAGAAACTGGCATTACTGAAACTGATATTGCCAAACGCTTAATGGATTATGGTTTCCATGCACCAACTATGAGCTTCCCAGTAGCGGGCACCTTAATGATTGAGCCGACAGAGTCTGAATCTAAAGAAGAGATTGACCGCTTTATCGATGCGCTTAAATCTATCAAAGCTGAAGCCTTAAAAGCAAAAGCTGGTACAGATGGCTGGTCGCTAGAGAACAACCCATTAGTAAATGCACCGCATACTGCTGCGATGATCACTAATGGTGAGTGGGATTATCCATACAGCCGTGATGAAGCCGCATTCCCATTAGCATACATTCGCAACAATAAGTTCTGGCCAAGTGTGGCTCGCGTTGATGATGTGTATGGCGATAAAAACTTGATGTGCTCTTGCCCAAGTATCGAAAACTACATGTAA
- a CDS encoding nitroreductase family protein, with protein sequence MGNETVDNLATPEYTPQLQAFRQVLESRRSVRRFTDTPIPDDVLTDCLRLAMLAPNSSNLQPWEFYVIDSADKRKRAVKNCMNQNAAKTASRLIAVVARTDIWHEHAQQILREYPDKPVPKKVKNYYAQIVAMDFIRGPMNVISVAKWGATQAIRQVKGPIKSPYYTFDDVKNWATNNTALAAENLMLALRAHGFDSCPMGGFDEPAMKQLLGLGGNHHIVMMIGAGERADNGIYESQFRFDQTQLVHHV encoded by the coding sequence ATGGGTAATGAAACCGTAGATAACCTAGCAACCCCCGAATATACCCCACAATTGCAAGCATTTCGCCAAGTGCTGGAATCCCGTCGTTCAGTACGGCGCTTTACTGATACGCCCATCCCTGATGACGTGCTGACTGATTGTTTACGCTTAGCCATGCTAGCACCCAACTCAAGTAATTTGCAGCCTTGGGAATTTTATGTGATTGACAGCGCGGATAAACGCAAGCGTGCCGTTAAAAACTGTATGAACCAAAATGCGGCAAAAACAGCCTCGCGATTGATTGCTGTAGTAGCGCGTACTGATATCTGGCATGAGCACGCCCAGCAAATTTTGCGTGAATATCCTGATAAGCCTGTACCCAAAAAAGTCAAGAACTACTATGCCCAAATCGTTGCCATGGACTTTATTCGCGGTCCCATGAATGTGATATCAGTAGCGAAATGGGGTGCGACTCAAGCCATTAGGCAGGTTAAAGGACCTATCAAATCACCATACTATACGTTTGATGATGTGAAAAATTGGGCAACAAACAATACGGCACTAGCCGCTGAGAATTTGATGCTGGCATTACGTGCCCATGGGTTCGATAGTTGTCCTATGGGTGGCTTTGATGAGCCGGCGATGAAGCAATTATTAGGCTTAGGTGGCAACCATCATATTGTCATGATGATTGGTGCTGGTGAGCGTGCTGATAATGGCATTTATGAATCGCAGTTTCGTTTTGACCAAACACAACTTGTGCATCATGTATAA
- the gcvH gene encoding glycine cleavage system protein GcvH, which yields MSNIPAELKYVASHEWLRLEDDGTITVGITEHAQDLLGDVVYVELPEVGANITVDEEIAVVESVKAASDVYAPISGDVIAINENLEDNPEVINSDPYGEGWLYKMKAANLEDYEGLLSAEEYENEL from the coding sequence ATGAGCAATATCCCAGCAGAATTAAAATACGTCGCCAGTCACGAGTGGTTACGTCTTGAAGACGACGGTACTATTACTGTAGGTATTACTGAACACGCCCAAGACTTACTTGGCGACGTGGTCTATGTTGAGTTACCAGAAGTTGGCGCTAACATTACTGTTGACGAAGAAATCGCTGTTGTTGAGTCTGTAAAAGCGGCATCTGACGTTTATGCGCCTATCTCAGGTGATGTTATTGCTATCAATGAAAATCTTGAAGACAATCCTGAAGTCATCAACTCAGACCCATATGGCGAAGGCTGGTTATACAAAATGAAAGCCGCTAACCTTGAAGACTATGAAGGTCTATTGAGTGCTGAAGAGTACGAAAACGAGCTATAA
- the gcvT gene encoding glycine cleavage system aminomethyltransferase GcvT, producing MTDIQAPTTDNQAPQRTPLYQSHVDSEGKLVDFSGWELPIHYGSQIDEHEAVRTDAGMFDVSHMVIVDVKGAQSKAWLQKLLANDVNKLKMVGKALYSPMLNEQGGIIDDLIVYLSNADETEYRIVSNAATRDKDMAQFEKVAKDFDVTLTERNDLAMLAVQGPKAVEKLIQAKPSWAETLEKITPFVGADLTDIEAPNWFVARTGYTGEDGVEVIMPADAAAVFFALLKENGIKPAGLGARDTLRMEAGMNLYGHDMDETISPYDCNMAWTLALKDERDFIGREALVNNRKQAKDNNTAMKQVGLLLTSRGVLREGMQVTINQGTDNEQTGVITSGTFSPSLKNSIAIARVPDSLSEDDNVQIDLRGKGKFVDVRVLKLPFVRNGKQQFA from the coding sequence ATGACCGATATCCAAGCTCCAACCACAGACAATCAAGCCCCGCAGCGCACTCCTCTTTATCAGTCTCACGTTGACAGTGAAGGCAAACTGGTCGATTTTTCTGGTTGGGAACTGCCTATTCATTATGGCTCACAAATTGACGAACATGAAGCCGTACGTACCGACGCTGGTATGTTTGACGTCTCACACATGGTCATTGTTGATGTTAAAGGCGCACAAAGCAAAGCATGGTTACAAAAGCTATTAGCCAATGATGTCAACAAGCTAAAAATGGTCGGTAAAGCTCTATACTCTCCTATGCTGAATGAGCAAGGCGGTATTATCGATGATTTAATCGTCTATTTATCAAATGCGGATGAAACCGAATATCGTATCGTCTCTAACGCGGCAACCCGTGATAAAGACATGGCGCAGTTCGAAAAAGTAGCTAAAGATTTTGATGTGACGCTCACTGAACGTAATGATTTGGCAATGCTTGCCGTACAAGGCCCTAAAGCAGTTGAAAAACTGATTCAAGCCAAACCAAGCTGGGCGGAAACTTTAGAGAAAATCACCCCATTTGTTGGCGCTGATTTGACGGACATCGAAGCGCCAAATTGGTTTGTCGCTCGTACTGGTTACACGGGTGAAGATGGCGTTGAAGTCATTATGCCTGCCGATGCTGCTGCTGTTTTCTTTGCATTGCTCAAAGAAAACGGTATTAAACCTGCTGGTCTAGGTGCTCGTGATACCCTACGTATGGAAGCCGGTATGAATTTATACGGTCACGATATGGACGAAACCATCAGTCCTTACGACTGTAATATGGCGTGGACACTGGCTCTAAAAGATGAACGTGACTTTATTGGTCGTGAAGCACTGGTGAATAATCGCAAACAAGCAAAAGACAATAACACAGCTATGAAACAAGTGGGCTTATTGCTCACCAGCCGCGGCGTGTTACGTGAAGGTATGCAAGTAACGATTAACCAAGGTACTGACAACGAGCAAACTGGCGTTATTACCAGCGGCACCTTCTCTCCTAGCCTGAAAAACTCTATCGCTATCGCTCGCGTTCCTGATAGCTTATCTGAAGACGATAACGTACAGATTGATTTGCGCGGTAAAGGTAAATTTGTTGATGTTCGTGTGCTTAAGCTACCTTTTGTTCGTAACGGCAAACAGCAATTTGCTTAA
- a CDS encoding YcgL domain-containing protein has protein sequence MHCDIYKFPKHDDMYVYIARPDYPNDTDDIKDWLGVLPKDFRAGLGISKFVMHLDLETTPTLARVDKQEVVAKLISQGYFVQMPPQDVLRRQAELRALDAQDSKYH, from the coding sequence ATGCATTGTGATATTTATAAATTCCCTAAACACGACGATATGTATGTCTATATTGCCCGTCCTGATTATCCTAATGACACTGACGATATTAAGGACTGGCTTGGCGTATTGCCAAAAGATTTTCGGGCGGGTTTGGGCATCAGTAAATTTGTGATGCATTTAGACTTAGAAACGACGCCAACCCTTGCTCGTGTTGATAAACAAGAAGTAGTGGCGAAGTTAATATCACAAGGTTATTTTGTACAAATGCCACCGCAAGATGTGCTGCGTCGGCAGGCAGAATTACGTGCTCTAGATGCTCAAGATAGTAAATATCATTAA